In one window of Rhodopseudomonas palustris HaA2 DNA:
- a CDS encoding cation-translocating P-type ATPase, protein MPPVSTPASAPTGLSEAEAGARLAGEGPNELPSPDRRTLLGIVLEVMREPMLALLLGGGVVYLALGDFKEALILLVFASLSIVITVVQESRTERVLEALRDLTSPRALVIRDGERRRIAGREVVRGDLMVLSEGDRVAADAVLLSADDIQADESLLTGESVPVRKIARDEADAAVSHRPGGDDQPTVYSGSLVVRGGGIAEVIATGPRSEIGKIGQALGTLQIEPPRLQTQTRKLVRVFGIIGGAFSLLVVVLYGTLRGGWLDAVLAGITVGMSMLPEEFPVVLAVFMAMGAWRISQARVLTRRAAAIESLGSATVLCTDKTGTLTENRMSVAELRLTSGEMFRPREGAELPATFRALLETGLLASAPDPFDPMDRALHRLADSHLPDARGDRSMVHSYGLRRDLLAMTQVWRDHDDPGDFIVAAKGAPEAIARMCGLDDAELLRLSQTIDAMAADGLRVLGVARATHPNDDWPETPLGFGFEFLGLVGLADPLRAAVPAAVADCRAAGIRVVMITGDYPATAQAIARQAGIDADTCVSGDEIARLDDVALAQRLRDATVFARIMPEQKLRIVDALKSGGDVVAMTGDGVNDAPSLKSAHIGIAMGGRGTDVAREASAIVLLDDDFASIVKAIRLGRRIYDNLVKAMGFIFAVHVPIAGLALLPLLFGLPILLGPIHIAFLEMIIDPVCSIVFEAETAEDDVMRRPPRDPEQPLFTPALIGWGLVQGLLVFALVAGVFVIGQFRAMPENELRALTFFALVLSFVCLIFVNRSFSTSILAALRRPNPMLAVVLAIVGCVLGLSLAWPWLRDLFKFGPLHWDDLGLTAAAALAVLILLELIKPLWRGRIGSAASRRQA, encoded by the coding sequence ATGCCTCCCGTCTCGACACCAGCTTCCGCGCCCACCGGCCTCAGCGAGGCTGAAGCCGGCGCGCGACTCGCCGGCGAAGGCCCCAACGAGCTGCCGAGCCCGGACCGGCGGACGCTGTTGGGGATCGTTCTGGAGGTGATGCGCGAACCAATGCTGGCGCTGCTGCTCGGCGGCGGCGTGGTCTATCTCGCGCTCGGCGATTTCAAGGAAGCGCTGATCCTGCTGGTGTTCGCCAGCCTCTCGATCGTGATCACCGTAGTTCAGGAGAGCCGCACCGAGCGCGTGCTGGAGGCGCTGCGCGACCTCACCAGTCCGCGCGCGCTGGTGATCCGCGACGGCGAGCGCCGCCGCATCGCCGGCCGCGAGGTGGTGCGCGGCGATCTGATGGTGCTGTCCGAGGGCGACCGCGTCGCCGCCGACGCCGTGCTGCTGTCGGCCGACGACATTCAGGCCGACGAATCGCTGCTGACCGGCGAATCCGTGCCGGTGCGCAAGATCGCGCGCGACGAGGCCGATGCCGCGGTATCGCACCGGCCCGGCGGCGACGATCAGCCGACCGTCTATTCCGGCTCGCTGGTGGTGCGCGGCGGCGGCATCGCCGAAGTGATCGCCACTGGGCCGCGCAGCGAAATCGGCAAGATCGGTCAAGCGCTCGGCACGCTGCAGATCGAACCGCCGCGGCTGCAGACCCAGACGCGCAAGCTGGTGCGGGTGTTCGGAATCATCGGCGGCGCGTTCAGCCTGCTCGTCGTCGTGCTGTACGGCACGCTGCGCGGCGGCTGGCTCGACGCGGTGCTCGCCGGCATCACCGTCGGCATGTCGATGCTGCCCGAAGAATTCCCGGTCGTGCTCGCGGTGTTCATGGCGATGGGCGCATGGCGGATCTCGCAGGCGCGTGTGCTGACCCGCCGCGCCGCCGCGATCGAATCGCTCGGCTCTGCGACGGTGCTGTGCACCGACAAGACCGGCACGCTGACCGAGAACCGGATGTCGGTCGCTGAACTGCGGCTGACCTCGGGCGAAATGTTCCGACCGCGCGAAGGCGCCGAACTCCCCGCGACGTTCCGCGCCCTGCTCGAAACCGGCCTGCTCGCCTCCGCGCCCGACCCGTTCGATCCGATGGACCGCGCACTGCATCGACTCGCGGACAGTCACCTTCCGGACGCCCGAGGCGACCGCAGCATGGTGCATTCCTACGGATTGCGCCGCGATCTGCTGGCGATGACGCAGGTCTGGCGCGATCACGACGATCCGGGCGATTTCATCGTCGCCGCCAAGGGCGCCCCGGAGGCGATCGCCCGGATGTGCGGCCTCGACGACGCCGAACTGCTTCGATTGTCGCAGACCATCGACGCGATGGCGGCCGACGGCCTGCGCGTGCTCGGCGTCGCCCGCGCCACGCATCCGAACGACGACTGGCCGGAGACGCCGCTCGGCTTCGGCTTCGAATTCCTCGGCCTCGTCGGCCTCGCCGATCCGTTGCGCGCGGCGGTGCCGGCGGCGGTCGCCGATTGCCGCGCCGCCGGCATCCGCGTGGTGATGATCACCGGGGACTATCCGGCAACCGCGCAAGCGATCGCGCGCCAGGCCGGCATCGACGCGGACACCTGCGTCAGCGGCGACGAGATCGCGCGGCTCGACGATGTGGCGCTGGCGCAGCGGCTTCGCGACGCCACCGTGTTCGCGCGGATCATGCCGGAGCAGAAGCTGCGGATCGTCGATGCGCTCAAATCGGGCGGCGACGTCGTGGCGATGACCGGCGACGGCGTCAACGACGCGCCGTCGCTGAAATCGGCGCATATCGGCATCGCGATGGGCGGACGCGGCACCGACGTTGCGCGCGAGGCCTCGGCGATCGTGCTGCTCGACGACGACTTCGCCTCGATCGTCAAGGCGATCCGGCTCGGCCGGCGGATCTACGACAATCTCGTCAAGGCGATGGGCTTCATCTTCGCGGTCCACGTCCCGATCGCGGGCCTCGCGCTGCTGCCGCTGCTGTTCGGCCTGCCGATCCTGCTCGGCCCGATCCACATCGCATTTCTGGAGATGATCATCGATCCGGTGTGCTCGATCGTGTTCGAGGCGGAGACCGCCGAGGACGACGTGATGCGCCGCCCGCCCCGCGATCCCGAGCAGCCGCTGTTCACGCCTGCGCTGATCGGTTGGGGCTTGGTCCAGGGGCTGCTGGTGTTCGCGCTGGTCGCCGGCGTGTTCGTGATCGGCCAGTTCCGCGCGATGCCGGAAAACGAACTTCGCGCGCTGACGTTCTTCGCGTTGGTACTGAGCTTCGTCTGCCTGATCTTCGTCAACCGCTCGTTCTCGACCTCGATCCTGGCGGCGCTGCGCCGCCCGAACCCGATGCTCGCTGTTGTGCTGGCGATCGTCGGATGCGTGCTCGGCCTCAGCCTGGCCTGGCCGTGGCTGCGCGATCTGTTCAAGTTCGGCCCGCTGCACTGGGACGATCTCGGCCTGACCGCGGCGGCCGCGCTCGCGGTGCTGATCCTGCTCGAACTGATCAAGCCGCTGTGGCGCGGCCGGATCGGCAGCGCTGCGTCGCGGCGACAAGCCTGA
- a CDS encoding Hsp20/alpha crystallin family protein, which produces MNMRGMIPWGRNNQPLARAFDSDPFLSLHREMNRLFDDVFRGFDATPALSNRLAAFGNAWPKLEIADTDKELKVAAEIPGMEEKDIEVLLDDGALTIRGEKISTTEDKTRQFSEHFYGKFERRIPLDVPVAADKVAAAFKNGVLTVTLPKLEPVPGTSKRIAIQPGK; this is translated from the coding sequence ATGAACATGCGCGGCATGATCCCCTGGGGCCGGAACAACCAACCGCTGGCACGGGCATTCGACAGCGATCCCTTCCTGTCGCTGCACCGCGAAATGAACCGTCTGTTCGACGACGTGTTCCGCGGCTTCGACGCGACGCCGGCGCTGTCGAACCGCTTGGCGGCCTTCGGCAACGCCTGGCCCAAGCTCGAAATCGCCGACACCGACAAGGAACTGAAAGTGGCGGCCGAGATCCCCGGCATGGAGGAGAAGGACATCGAGGTTCTGCTCGACGACGGCGCGCTCACGATCCGCGGCGAAAAGATCTCGACCACCGAGGACAAGACCAGGCAGTTCAGCGAGCACTTCTACGGCAAGTTCGAACGCCGCATTCCGCTCGACGTCCCGGTCGCCGCCGACAAGGTCGCCGCGGCCTTCAAGAACGGCGTCCTTACGGTGACGCTGCCGAAACTGGAACCGGTCCCGGGCACCTCGAAGCGGATTGCGATCCAGCCCGGCAAATAA
- a CDS encoding PilZ domain-containing protein gives MTQERRFARVRPSGLVSSSASLIVGPKLPVIPCRMVDYSAGGACIELNADATLPTRFELLHGGTKKKCRMVWKRARRIGVSF, from the coding sequence ATGACCCAAGAACGACGATTTGCACGTGTCCGCCCGAGCGGGTTGGTATCAAGCTCGGCAAGCCTGATTGTCGGCCCCAAGCTTCCGGTGATCCCGTGTCGCATGGTGGATTACTCCGCCGGCGGCGCCTGCATCGAGCTGAACGCCGACGCGACGCTGCCGACGCGGTTCGAACTGCTGCACGGCGGCACCAAGAAGAAATGTAGGATGGTGTGGAAACGCGCCCGCCGGATCGGCGTCTCGTTCTGA
- a CDS encoding OmpA/MotB family protein encodes MLTGKGCSKKKLDDEHTGHGWYVSFADLMGLLVAFFVVLVSYSTQDVKKLQIVAGSMRDAFGVQHQARYSGAVETDGTPVQGRVAKTDNAALDQAGGAGSSAQAKAEREFALASASLRQALQDVPELSELSKNVVFEETPTGLNLELTDQDGRPMFADGSSVPYERTRLLIAKLAAPLRATSLRVNIVGHTAATAVPANGDYDSFDLSTGRANAVRQILKREGLSSNRVMSVAGKGDGEPLFPEAPMLAANRRVTISLLRESPPLPPDMAP; translated from the coding sequence ATGCTGACCGGGAAGGGCTGCAGCAAGAAGAAGCTCGACGATGAGCACACCGGTCATGGCTGGTACGTCTCCTTCGCCGACTTGATGGGGCTTCTGGTCGCCTTCTTCGTCGTGCTGGTGTCGTACTCGACCCAGGACGTCAAAAAGCTTCAGATCGTCGCCGGCTCGATGCGCGACGCCTTCGGCGTGCAGCATCAGGCGCGCTATTCCGGCGCGGTCGAGACCGACGGGACGCCGGTTCAGGGCAGGGTCGCCAAAACCGACAATGCCGCGCTGGATCAGGCCGGCGGCGCCGGCAGTTCGGCGCAGGCCAAGGCCGAACGCGAATTCGCGCTGGCGTCGGCGTCGCTCCGGCAGGCGCTGCAGGATGTGCCCGAACTGTCCGAACTGTCGAAAAACGTGGTGTTCGAGGAGACCCCGACCGGTCTCAATCTCGAACTGACCGATCAGGACGGCAGGCCGATGTTTGCGGACGGCTCCTCGGTGCCGTACGAGCGGACCCGCTTGCTGATCGCAAAGCTCGCGGCGCCGCTGCGGGCCACCTCGCTACGGGTCAATATCGTCGGTCACACCGCCGCGACGGCGGTGCCGGCCAATGGCGACTACGATTCCTTCGACCTGTCGACCGGGCGCGCCAATGCGGTACGTCAGATCCTGAAGCGCGAGGGGCTGTCATCGAACCGCGTGATGTCGGTGGCGGGGAAGGGCGACGGCGAGCCGCTGTTTCCGGAAGCGCCGATGCTGGCCGCCAACCGCCGGGTGACCATCAGCCTGCTGCGGGAGAGTCCGCCGCTGCCACCGGATATGGCTCCCTGA
- a CDS encoding HAD family hydrolase, with the protein MTTTLTPGAADALLFDLGRVVIDFDLARTLKAWAVELGSDPSAMMTALARNDTFHRYETGHVTDAEFFAAVREALRLELSDDQLREGWNAIFIGEMPGIAPLLERAARHLPLYALSNTNDAHIAHFSEHFAELLKPFRELFLSSRIGMRKPNAAAYDHVVRAIGVRPERIVFFDDLAENIAAARVRGLQAVHVRSSADVAQALDQLGL; encoded by the coding sequence ATGACAACCACTCTCACGCCCGGCGCGGCCGACGCGCTGTTGTTCGATCTCGGCCGCGTCGTGATCGACTTCGATCTCGCCCGCACGCTGAAAGCCTGGGCGGTCGAACTCGGCAGCGATCCGTCCGCGATGATGACGGCGCTGGCCCGCAACGACACCTTCCATCGCTATGAGACCGGTCACGTCACCGACGCGGAGTTCTTCGCCGCGGTGCGCGAGGCGCTGCGGCTCGAACTGTCCGACGATCAGTTGCGCGAGGGCTGGAACGCGATCTTCATCGGCGAGATGCCGGGCATCGCGCCGCTGCTCGAACGCGCCGCGCGGCATCTGCCGCTGTATGCGCTGTCCAACACCAATGACGCCCACATCGCGCATTTCTCGGAGCATTTCGCCGAGCTGCTGAAACCGTTCCGCGAACTGTTCCTGTCGTCGCGGATCGGCATGCGCAAACCCAATGCGGCAGCCTATGATCATGTCGTCAGGGCGATCGGCGTGCGGCCCGAGCGCATTGTGTTCTTCGACGATCTGGCGGAAAACATCGCGGCCGCGCGCGTGCGCGGGCTCCAGGCCGTGCATGTCCGCTCCAGCGCGGACGTGGCGCAGGCGCTGGATCAACTCGGGCTGTGA
- a CDS encoding acyl-CoA thioesterase has translation MTGDATDLDWDHPNPFTLRMVPGEADIDGLNHTNNSVYVRWCDSVGWAHSEALGLALADWQRIDRAMAIRRGEYDYLLPSHLGDELLLGTWVYGSDGKLLMERRFQLIRLRDRATVMRGRWQLVCIELSSGRPRRLPPEFAQVYLPVMVLAKDDTGGAAASDRA, from the coding sequence ATGACCGGCGACGCCACCGACCTCGACTGGGACCACCCGAACCCGTTCACGCTGAGAATGGTGCCGGGAGAGGCCGACATCGACGGCCTCAACCACACCAATAATTCGGTCTATGTACGCTGGTGCGACAGCGTCGGCTGGGCGCATTCCGAAGCGCTTGGTCTGGCGCTCGCCGACTGGCAGCGGATCGATCGCGCCATGGCGATCCGCCGCGGCGAATACGACTACCTGCTGCCGAGCCATCTGGGCGACGAACTGCTGCTCGGCACCTGGGTCTATGGCAGCGACGGCAAGCTCCTGATGGAGCGCCGCTTCCAGTTGATCCGGCTGCGCGACCGCGCCACCGTGATGCGCGGCCGCTGGCAGCTCGTCTGCATCGAACTATCGAGCGGCCGCCCGCGCCGCCTGCCGCCGGAATTTGCGCAGGTGTATCTGCCGGTGATGGTGCTGGCGAAGGATGACACCGGCGGTGCCGCCGCATCCGATCGCGCGTAA
- a CDS encoding molybdopterin molybdotransferase MoeA gives MALMPVADALAAVLDGAAGLPEEMVALDDAHGRVLARDLAALRTQPPQPMSAMDGYAVRAADVAVAPARLTVIGEIAAGRPAEQSIGPGQALRIFTGGVIPDGADTVVIQEDTVRDSDQVTVTEATRPGRHIRPAGIDFTAGEVLLRAGDRLSDRDLALAAGMNHPMLPVHRRPRVAMLATGDELVMPGAALGPGQIVYSNGYALRALARSEGAEVIDLGIAADTIEATRAAIARARDLGVDLLVTTGGASAGDHDLVKSSLEAEGTDIAFWKIAMRPGKPMMHGRLGPMRVIGLPGNPVSSYVCAFLFMVPLIRALCGIRESMHRRQPALLGAALTANDQREDYLRARLALRDDGQWLATPVDRQDSSLLARLSAAQALIVRPPFAPAAAAGSQCLILKLPE, from the coding sequence ATGGCGCTGATGCCGGTCGCTGATGCCCTTGCCGCCGTGCTGGATGGCGCCGCCGGGCTGCCCGAGGAGATGGTGGCGCTCGACGACGCACATGGCCGCGTGCTGGCGCGCGACCTGGCGGCGCTGCGGACGCAGCCGCCGCAGCCGATGTCGGCGATGGACGGCTATGCGGTGCGCGCTGCCGATGTCGCGGTTGCGCCGGCGCGCCTCACCGTAATCGGCGAGATCGCCGCGGGTCGGCCGGCCGAGCAATCGATCGGCCCGGGGCAAGCGCTGCGGATCTTCACCGGCGGCGTGATCCCCGACGGCGCCGATACCGTGGTGATCCAGGAAGACACGGTCCGCGATAGCGATCAGGTGACGGTTACCGAAGCCACCCGGCCCGGCCGCCACATCCGCCCCGCCGGGATCGACTTCACCGCCGGCGAAGTGTTGCTGCGCGCGGGCGATCGGCTCAGCGACCGCGACCTCGCACTCGCCGCCGGCATGAACCACCCCATGCTGCCGGTGCATCGCCGGCCGCGCGTCGCCATGCTCGCCACCGGCGACGAGCTGGTGATGCCGGGCGCGGCACTCGGCCCCGGCCAGATCGTCTATTCCAACGGCTATGCGCTGCGGGCCTTGGCGCGCAGCGAGGGCGCCGAGGTGATCGACCTCGGCATCGCCGCCGATACCATCGAGGCCACCCGCGCGGCGATCGCGCGTGCGCGCGACCTCGGGGTCGACCTGCTGGTCACCACTGGCGGCGCCTCGGCCGGGGACCACGATCTGGTCAAGTCGTCGCTGGAAGCCGAGGGCACCGACATTGCGTTCTGGAAGATCGCGATGCGGCCGGGCAAGCCGATGATGCACGGCCGGCTCGGCCCGATGCGGGTGATCGGCCTGCCCGGCAATCCGGTATCCTCCTATGTCTGCGCCTTCCTGTTCATGGTGCCGCTGATCCGGGCGCTTTGCGGGATCCGCGAATCGATGCACCGCCGCCAGCCGGCGCTGCTCGGCGCCGCCCTTACCGCCAACGACCAGCGCGAGGACTATCTGCGCGCCCGTCTGGCGCTGCGCGACGACGGACAATGGCTGGCGACGCCGGTCGACCGCCAGGATTCGTCGCTGCTGGCGCGGCTATCTGCAGCGCAGGCGCTGATCGTTCGCCCGCCGTTCGCGCCGGCGGCCGCGGCTGGCTCGCAATGTCTCATCCTTAAGCTTCCGGAATAG
- the lexA gene encoding transcriptional repressor LexA, translated as MLTRKQFELLKFINERLKEAGVPPSFDEMKDALDLRSKSGIHRLITALEERGFIRRLPNRARAIEVIKLPDLGGNSGARRGFTPSVIEGNLGKVRPPSPQHAEDDSDRNVAVPVMGRIAAGTPIEALQTRSHTISVPPDMLGSGEHYALEVRGDSMMDAGILDGDMALIQRNESADTGDIVVALIDEEEATLKRFRRRGASIALEPANSAYEVRILPPNRVRIQGKLIGLYRKY; from the coding sequence ATGCTGACGCGTAAACAATTCGAGCTTCTGAAATTCATCAACGAGCGGCTGAAAGAAGCCGGCGTTCCCCCCTCGTTCGACGAGATGAAGGATGCGCTCGACCTGCGTTCCAAATCGGGCATTCACCGCCTGATCACGGCGCTGGAAGAGCGTGGCTTCATCCGCCGCCTGCCCAACCGCGCCCGTGCCATCGAGGTGATCAAGCTGCCCGACCTCGGCGGCAATAGCGGCGCTCGCCGCGGTTTCACCCCCAGCGTGATCGAAGGCAATCTCGGCAAGGTGCGGCCGCCGAGCCCGCAGCATGCCGAAGACGACTCCGATCGCAACGTCGCGGTGCCGGTGATGGGCCGGATCGCCGCCGGCACGCCGATCGAGGCGCTGCAGACCCGCAGTCACACCATCAGCGTGCCGCCGGACATGCTCGGTTCCGGCGAGCACTACGCGCTCGAAGTGCGCGGCGATTCGATGATGGATGCCGGCATCCTCGACGGCGACATGGCGCTGATCCAGCGCAACGAGAGCGCCGACACCGGCGACATCGTGGTGGCGCTGATCGACGAGGAGGAAGCGACGCTGAAGCGCTTCCGCCGCCGCGGCGCATCGATCGCGCTGGAGCCTGCCAATTCCGCCTACGAGGTCCGTATCCTGCCGCCCAACCGGGTGCGGATCCAGGGCAAGCTGATCGGTCTGTATCGCAAATACTGA
- a CDS encoding ComEC/Rec2 family competence protein has product MERGDRARARTKARTWPTRVASPAGVLAPWGASFWPALVETLRQWVRAEAGPGRLLPFVPIAFGGGIALYFAADHEPVAWVACLAAVAFGVAGFLLRRNRAFPLAVLITAFAAGFATVALKAQRIAHPVLAKPVQAATLKGFVEAREERERTDRFVLRVTEMDTAGRAPALHRVRVSVRKGAAPSVGSFVALKARLLPPLSPLRPGAYDFGRDLYFQGIAASGFVLGAITTQDPPADGGWRLRYAAIMQGLRDAIDARIRLALDGDQRAIATALITGRRDAISTPVNDAMFVSGLGHVLSISGYHMAVVAGVVFFAVRAALALIPALTVTFPIKKVAAAAALAAAAFYLLLSGAEVATQRSFLMTAVVLVAVMVDRRAITFRTLAIAALVVLLIAPEALVHPSFQMSFAATLGLVALVQIGMPALFATADSSTTARAALWGGREIAMLALASLVAGLATTPYAAYHFHRVTPYGVIANLLAMPVVSVVVMPAGLLGLAAMPFGLDGVFWRIMEIGIDWMIVVALWVAALPGAIGRIAAFGTGPLLLASLGIVLLGLLRTPLRYGGLALLAFATGWALLTPQPDILIAGDGRQVALRGPDGRLRLMQSGGDSFRVKQWLAADADPRAVDAASLREGVSCDADGCVAALADGGLVALSFRADGIGDDCARAKLVIALAQPPPDCAARLISTEMLAGSAALALRRHPAGDGEFVTEAVRPIARDRPWLPAPAVAAGDPPGVAPPQRAGPRPAPVDATPAPLDQHDED; this is encoded by the coding sequence GTGGAGCGGGGCGATCGAGCCAGAGCACGGACCAAGGCACGGACCTGGCCGACGCGCGTCGCGTCGCCGGCCGGTGTGCTGGCGCCGTGGGGTGCATCCTTCTGGCCGGCGTTGGTCGAGACACTCCGTCAATGGGTCCGCGCCGAAGCCGGGCCGGGCCGGCTGCTGCCGTTCGTGCCGATCGCGTTCGGCGGCGGGATCGCGCTGTATTTCGCGGCCGACCACGAGCCGGTAGCCTGGGTGGCCTGTCTCGCTGCGGTGGCGTTCGGCGTGGCTGGGTTTCTGTTGCGGCGAAATCGGGCATTTCCGCTCGCGGTGCTGATCACCGCCTTCGCCGCCGGATTCGCCACCGTCGCATTGAAAGCGCAGCGGATCGCGCATCCGGTGCTGGCCAAGCCGGTGCAGGCGGCGACGCTCAAGGGGTTCGTCGAGGCCCGCGAGGAGCGCGAGCGCACCGACCGCTTCGTGCTGCGCGTCACCGAGATGGACACGGCTGGCCGCGCGCCCGCCTTGCATCGCGTGCGGGTGTCGGTGCGCAAGGGCGCTGCGCCTTCTGTCGGCAGCTTCGTGGCGTTGAAGGCGCGGCTGCTGCCGCCGCTGTCGCCGCTGCGGCCGGGCGCTTACGATTTCGGCCGCGATCTGTATTTCCAGGGCATCGCCGCCTCGGGCTTTGTGCTCGGCGCGATCACCACGCAGGACCCGCCGGCCGATGGCGGCTGGCGGTTGCGCTATGCGGCGATCATGCAGGGGTTGCGCGATGCGATCGACGCGCGGATCCGTCTCGCGCTCGACGGCGACCAGCGCGCGATCGCCACCGCGCTGATCACCGGCCGACGCGACGCGATCTCGACGCCGGTCAACGACGCGATGTTCGTCTCCGGGCTCGGCCACGTGCTGTCGATCTCCGGCTATCACATGGCGGTGGTGGCCGGGGTGGTGTTCTTTGCGGTGCGCGCGGCTCTGGCGCTGATCCCGGCGCTGACGGTGACGTTTCCGATCAAGAAGGTCGCGGCTGCCGCGGCGCTCGCCGCCGCTGCGTTCTATCTGCTGCTGTCCGGCGCCGAAGTCGCGACCCAGCGCTCGTTCCTGATGACGGCCGTGGTACTGGTGGCGGTGATGGTCGATCGCCGCGCCATCACGTTTCGCACGTTGGCGATCGCCGCTTTGGTGGTGCTGCTGATCGCGCCGGAAGCGCTGGTGCATCCGAGCTTCCAGATGTCGTTCGCGGCGACGCTGGGGTTGGTCGCATTGGTGCAGATCGGCATGCCGGCGCTGTTCGCGACAGCAGACAGTTCGACGACGGCGCGCGCGGCGCTGTGGGGCGGCCGCGAGATCGCGATGCTGGCGCTGGCGTCGCTGGTCGCGGGGCTCGCGACCACGCCCTATGCGGCCTATCACTTCCACCGCGTCACGCCCTATGGGGTGATCGCCAATCTGCTGGCGATGCCCGTCGTGTCGGTCGTGGTGATGCCGGCGGGCCTGCTCGGGCTGGCGGCAATGCCGTTCGGCCTCGACGGGGTGTTCTGGCGTATCATGGAGATCGGCATCGACTGGATGATCGTGGTGGCGCTGTGGGTGGCGGCGTTGCCGGGCGCAATCGGGCGGATCGCGGCGTTCGGCACCGGGCCGCTGCTGCTGGCGTCGCTCGGCATCGTCCTGCTCGGGCTGTTGCGCACGCCGCTGCGCTATGGCGGGCTGGCATTGCTGGCGTTTGCAACCGGCTGGGCGCTGCTGACGCCGCAACCGGACATCCTGATCGCCGGCGACGGCCGGCAGGTCGCGCTGCGCGGGCCCGATGGCCGGCTGCGGCTGATGCAGAGCGGCGGCGACAGTTTCAGGGTCAAGCAGTGGCTGGCTGCCGACGCCGACCCTCGTGCGGTCGATGCGGCCTCGCTGCGCGAGGGGGTGTCGTGCGACGCCGATGGCTGCGTCGCGGCGCTGGCTGATGGCGGGTTGGTGGCGCTGTCGTTCCGCGCCGATGGCATCGGTGATGATTGCGCGCGCGCAAAATTGGTCATAGCGCTGGCGCAGCCGCCGCCGGACTGCGCGGCGCGTCTGATCAGCACGGAGATGCTCGCGGGCAGCGCCGCGCTGGCGCTGCGGCGACATCCAGCCGGGGACGGCGAATTCGTGACCGAGGCGGTTCGGCCGATAGCGCGCGACCGGCCGTGGTTGCCCGCGCCGGCCGTTGCCGCCGGGGATCCGCCGGGCGTCGCGCCGCCGCAGCGGGCGGGTCCACGTCCCGCACCGGTCGATGCCACGCCGGCGCCGTTGGATCAGCACGACGAGGACTGA